The nucleotide sequence cttgttCAGCCATCAAAACAGCTGTAGTAAGGGCAGAGGTAGGCACTGCCAGAAAGCAGTTCCTCCCACTACTTTACCCAGCAAGCTCCAAATTGCCCTGGCAGCTCCTCTTTTTCTGCTGACTGCTGACGGAGCTCAGACAGCGATGAGAGAGGATGCCTAACTTTTAGGGGATACTAAATGAAGCCAACCAACATATGTTCGAAACTGGAGGGTGTCATACGGCAGAATCATGCACTGAGGAGCGCAGAGCCCTTATTTCTAAGGATAAACATTAAACTAGAAACATATTTTGAACTGTCAACAGCTGCTAGATCAAAGAGTCTGACAACACTTCAAGGCTTATACTGCAGTCTTCTAAAAACTTCGTTTTAACCTTACTGGAGATAATGAGCTGAAATGGCACTGCTAACGCAGAAACGTGTCATAACTTGTCCTGTATGCAGACAATTCTGCCAGCGACTCCGTAAGAGACATGCTTCTGGTGCTCTGGAAAGAATCATAAAGCAAAACTGCTCAGGAAGGATGGGTTTTCTTCATCACAGGATAACACGGTTGGAAAAAGGACCCCGTTCCAGCTGCAGTAAGTAAGTAAACCCACTCAGGGATGTTTTAGGAGTTGTGACATATGCAGGCAGATCACAAAATTCACAAAAGAGAAAGTATTCTTGCTCCCTCTCAGAACAAAGCATCATCATCcgcatgaaaagaaaaaccaaaaccagcaggaacagaacaacaacaacaaaaaaccacctcaaTTTCTGATCAGATGGGAACATGCTGCCACCTGCggatgaaagaaaggaaagccaCCTTGAACTACAAACACACTGAACACCAGCGATCCCTTCATTACAGACACCACAGGCTTAAATGCCTTCCTTCATCGTGAGATTGAGCCAAACGGATTAACCATTTTGTTTCAAGGGGGTTTAgagggctttcttttttaaccttcCCCCGCCTTTCACAGCAATAGCCTGCATGGCTTCTTTCTCAACACAGATCAGTGCTGGGTTTGCTAAAATATAATGTATTATATATGAAAAGCCTTGGATTTGTACTGGCTACCTGATGAAGAGTTGGCAGATGTCTCTTGCTATGTCATAATAAAAGGGGCTCTTCTATTAAGTTTCACAGTTAATCCTGGAGCTATTACAAACGAAGAGCAACAGAGATCTCCCTCTGATAACTCTTTTAGGATGGTTGGGTGCCAGTTATCTGGAAAAAGATTGCACAAGAAGAAATGATGGGAAATAGTGACTGTAATACAACCAGTAGCTGCTAAAAAACTTAAAAGCTTTGTCTTAACGGTTACCGCAACAGCACTGATCTCTAAATATTTTGGCCGTGCTCGGATCCCTAAAAGCTGCCGGCTGACAGACTCTCTGAACAGGATGACAGTGTTAATGGTAAACTCATAAGCATTGGGGAGGTTAGAAACTCCCCAGTGAATGCAGACTAAAGCCTTGTAATTCTGCATTTCACATATAGCTCCGGCTGCCACTATCAAGAAGTGACAGAAATTATGGTTTaaagagagattcgcttcaatattttgaaacaatttttatgtttttacatGCTGTAGATGTCACATCTACTTAATTACCTTTGTGGAAGAAAGCTATTATTACTGAGTACAAGTGTGGTACGTAACAAGTAAGTTAGTAATATACATTTCCAGTAGCTTAATTCTATTCAAAATAGAGTTTCTCTGAGctagtcaaagaaaaaaagagctttacGTTCTTTTTTATCCCGTGGTCCTGTAAGTAGAACAGTTCAAGTTTCTATcaaaagtcttcctttttttttttttaccataagGTGACATTATACGATAAGATGGCTTTACGTGGCACGTTACAAAAACGTTAACAACAGAAGGCATTCAGCGATGTTGagctatttaaaataagatCTTCTGACACAGATTgccttctcctttctgtacgtAGAGGCACCTGATGTTGGCATAAATACCATTACTGGAACACACCCTGAGCTGTGTGGTTAATTCCTGTGCATAAAGGAGCACGTTGCACCACAGGCTTTTACCACTAATAGTGGTAGAAAAGTGTTAGACAGAAAATGCATGTTGAACTTCTAAAGTCCGAAATCCTCTCCAGCTCTAGGCAGCAGCACTATTCCACATCTGCGCTCTCCTCCCGGTTGTAAACTACCCCTCCTCAGGACTTTTGCTCACGTCCTCCTCGTTTGCTTCctccttctgtttcatttgtGGCTTCTCATCGTGTTCACCAATAAAAAGGCACATAAtgaataaactggaaaaaaggtgAACAAACTTGCACCCAGAAGCCattcttttggggtttttttggctgtcCTTTACACAGCAAAAGGTTAGATGCCATTTTAGTCACTGTCAGGTGATTTTCAGTCTCTTCTGTACCGCTATACTTGAAGAGACTTGTTGGATTCCTGGTGCCACGTTCCAATGTATCCATTATAAAACAGAGTATTAACCCTGAACTCACTCGCTAGTCTCGTTAGCCTCGTGTTAATATAAACTATTCTCCCGACATCTGGATATACCTAACATTTCATTACGACCTTAAAAGACTGCTATACCTGAAAACTTCTTATACATATAGGTGTTTAAGATAAATTCAGATCAACTATCGCGAAAACATATGTAAACAGACACCTACCTTCATCCACAGTAAACTGACAGCCCTTGTCATTGTagaaaagaattttcttcttaTCAGGGCGGTTAACAAAGATGATCTGGTCCCCTAAAGCCTcgaaaacaaatgcaaaagaaCAACTCAAAACCACTTCGTTTCCGAGAATAAGGATTCCAACTTGACTAACAGACCCAAATCTCATGCTACAAAAAGCACGACAAACTAGAGAAGCAGCAAAGTAACTGGCAGTGAAAAGCAGCCAAAGCAGACGCTGACGATAAGCACGCCAATAAATCAAAGATGAAATACGGAGGACTGAGATCAAGGTATAAAACCAGAACTAAATGCCTACAGTTGGAATATGGGAGATCAAGAGTCTTTTGTGAGAAAGAGCTTTGACAGCTGTGCTGAGACATCAGGCCAAATGTGAAGGCAAAGggtgaaatactgaaaaagctGCAACATTAGATCTCCTGAAATAGCTTTTGAGTTatcaaaagaacagaaacaacTCATGAGAAAATCCTCTCTTAGCCTCTACCTCCCCCCTTTGAGAAGCTAACTGGAGTGGGTTTGCTGAATCGCGGACACGTGCTACTCACCTTTATAGCTTTCTGTGCATTGGGTAGCCCTTCCTCAATATCTTCTAAAAGGATTCCTCCCAGCCCTCGCTGGTCATGCTTGTCCAAGAGCCTGAGCAGAGCCTTTTTATCTTTCAAGTTGTACTTGGGTTTGAAAGCATACTTCCCATCTACAACCTCTATTTTCGGATTGTTGACTAGAGCCTGTAACAGGGACATAAATTTTAAACCTTGAAAAAGACCACACGCTAGTACTATTTTTTCTAGCATGCTTTTGCGTAGCTAGAGCACATCAGCCACACGCTACAGCTGCCAGTTTGGAGGTCTGAGtttgaaacagattttaaatcCTTGGATCCTAGATCTACCAGCCTAGGCATAATTCGCCACAACATAAAGCACAAAGTACCGAAGGAGGCTTAACATCATTCACTTAATGCCTTTGGGCTCCAAGGTCCATCAAGCCTCTTATGGCAGAAAGCCACACGTGTTCCTTTTCAAGAAAGGAAcgaaaataaaaagaagagggaaTGCAAAAAAGCGTGGTTTGGCTGAATATAAGGTGCAAACGCACAACTCGGCATATCGAGCCCTGGTCACGTGGATGTTACGAACATGAAAGGCAGTAACCTGGGATGAACAAAACAGGAGTCAGTCTTCCCCAACTGCTGTCAATTGGCACCAGCAGCTGTAGAAGAAATTGAGAGGAGCAGACCTCCTGCACAGTAGGGTTTTACTTATGATGCCAGCTTCAGAACGAAGCTGACCAGAAGTCCATGGACAATTGAAATGATTTAAGATACGCTCCCAATCAGTTTTGCTGTGCAGCCAGTACCACAATGGAAGTTCACCTGTAACAGAGGGCAACTCTACTTAGTTTCTTCTGCAGATGCCAGCCTGACcctgaaaggagaaagagaagagacacagaaagaagaaaggagggagaaaacacCTGTACAGAGAAGGTAACTAACTGTGGCACTGCAGGGTGTTTGTTCACCTTTTCTCATCCAGGATCAACTCAGTGATAACTTTACATACAATTCTTGGGAGGAGGTTTTTCATTCCATCTTGGTATTCCGGTTCATTATGGGAACAACCTGGAGCTACCTTTTGAAAGACTTCAGCAGCCAAGCTTCCATCCCAACCAGCACTGCCAGATTGGAGGCTTCTGTACCCCAGAGTATGAGTACTGGTAGCAAAGGAATGCTACAGGCTGTATTAGTTAAACCACCCCAGTTTTAATAtggagagatttttttcccccatgtctCAGCCACCTTTACTACTCTGTCGTGACGATTTTAAACATGATATGAGCAAAACCAGGTACGCCAATCAAGTATAAATACCGAATACGGTATTTTGTTGATTTATTAATCTTGAAATTCCTCGAAGACATTCAGATTAATTAAGCATGAAGATGAATATGGTGGCAAGTTACACTGAATGAGACTAATGAACTCCAGCACTGGAATTTGCAAATCTATGACCCCACAATTTCAGACATAAATTTCACACCAGAATTCTTCTTTCAGTAAGCGACAAAGAAGCGTAAACCTATGAATTTTGTGCCATTCCCCTTTGGTTTAGTTCATTTAACATCCTTGATACTGGAAGAGCTCTccacttgaattttttttctttttaaaagaaattccttaagaaaaacagcttatTGATATAAAATTAGTAATGAATAAATTCACCTGTCATAAAATATACTCTTTGTGTAACATTTCTAACAGGTCCTTAAAAGCATCAGAATAGCTTTCATTTCACAGCTACCTCAGAACAGCAGGAGgtacaagacagacagacacgTGAATCAACATAGTTTCCTAAAGGGGGGGATTATATATTTAGAGAGCTTGTAATTCAGTAAACATGGATAATTCAGGTTTATCATAATCCTTCACCTCTAATTAATATCTAAagataatgttttctttacCTCGCTCATTAACCATTGTTTCTGCTTGAGTCCAATATCTAAATGCTGTGTTTCATCCAAAATCTCTTCTAAGGTTAATGGATGTGTATCGCCACGCTGGTGCCGAGTCTGGAAAAGTAAATAGGATCTATTAGAGTTCTCTACTTATTTATTCAGCAACAGAGTGATCATAAAGTAACTGAAACTGGTATAATGTGATGACAAAACTTTTGCAAAACCAGGATAGACACAGTACACATAGCATAGGAGTTTCAATTTTTGAGaatatgaggggaaaaaaaaaatcattgccaGCTGAGACTGATAACAAAGTCATCCATCAAGCACCAAATTACACGTTATTTTGATAAATAGCTCATGAATCCTAAAAGCTGACAACATCTTGCAATTCCTATTTCTACTGCAAATAAACGCCATTATCCTGGTTTTGAAGTGACCTGGAATAAATAGGATTTCAGCAATGGAACAATATGTTGACTGTTTTGTTTACTGACAGCATTTTGAATTTAACATGCCGTTTGCTGAAATTCTCACTCTTGCAGTCTAAGGATTTTAGAGTTTGAAATATTCAGCAACTTTCAGCTACCACAGGGGAATAAATAACAAAGTGTTTAAGACCATTATAATTTTCCATCAAAACACCGTACCTTCATATAATTCACTATTTTAGCAAGGACTCCAAACTTGTAGCCAGAGCCTCCTGAAAGGGCTTTCAAGTTAAACGATCCATTGCTGTGATCtacaaaatgagaaacaaaacagttaaaCGATGCTTTCAACAACACCCCCTTGGCTCTGCACTCCACCTCTTTCTCACTCTAGTTCCATAAGCTTGCAGAATTACAACTACAAAGAGAAATGTATGTTGCAGGAGCGGTCACC is from Phalacrocorax carbo chromosome 4, bPhaCar2.1, whole genome shotgun sequence and encodes:
- the GTF2E2 gene encoding transcription initiation factor IIE subunit beta, translated to MDPSLLRERELFKKRALSTPAVEKRPAPSSDSSSSKKKKAKVEQGGSSSSKQNADHSNGSFNLKALSGGSGYKFGVLAKIVNYMKTRHQRGDTHPLTLEEILDETQHLDIGLKQKQWLMSEALVNNPKIEVVDGKYAFKPKYNLKDKKALLRLLDKHDQRGLGGILLEDIEEGLPNAQKAIKALGDQIIFVNRPDKKKILFYNDKGCQFTVDEEFQKLWRSIPVDSMDEEKIEEYLKRQGISSMQETGPKKIAPVQRRKKPASQKKRRFKTHNDHLAGVLKDYSDVVPGKQ